The genomic interval GAAGTACCGGATGGTCATTCCCTGCGGAAAGTCCGGAAGCGGCCTTGGGTGAGGATCGTCCAGCCGGACCGGGCTGAGGCGCTCCAGTGTGCCCGCCACCAGCGCCGTGACCTGCCGCAGCTCCGCCACGAGGTCGGAGCGCGGCACGTCACGCCTTGCAAATTCCGCCGGGCGGTTCCGCGCATAGGGCACGCCGCCCAGGTCATCGCCCACGAACTGCGACAGGTTGCCCATCAGGTGCAGCGCCAGCGTCCC from Deinococcus taeanensis carries:
- a CDS encoding DinB family protein; this encodes MRTLFTRDLERLITELEAYPDEASIWRVRGDILNPAGTLALHLMGNLSQFVGDDLGGVPYARNRPAEFARRDVPRSDLVAELRQVTALVAGTLERLSPVRLDDPHPRPLPDFPQGMTIRYFLLHLYGHLGWHLGQVNYHRRLL